A genome region from Gossypium hirsutum isolate 1008001.06 chromosome A04, Gossypium_hirsutum_v2.1, whole genome shotgun sequence includes the following:
- the LOC107948576 gene encoding DNA-3-methyladenine glycosylase isoform X1, which produces MSLSAPTLLVQMNPTHQFKPVASKSRKTVRSSQCLEGRTSHSSKAVTVRTRTKPSRKQTRPQSSPVSLPCFRNTTILPPEFFQIDALDLAPRLLGKFLRRDDVVLQITEVEAYRPNDSACHGRFGVTARTAPVFGPGGHAYVYLCCGLHTMLNVVADKEGAGAAVLIRACAPVCGLETIQERRGQQTEKPILLTGPGKVGQALGITTEWSNHPLYTPGGLELLDGPEPDKILIGPRVGIEYALPEHVNALWRFAIAGSAWISAPKNTLRLS; this is translated from the exons ATGTCTCTTTCAGCTCCAACACTTTTGGTCCAGATGAACCCAACTCACCAATTTAAACCAGTTGCTTCGAAATCCAGGAAAACAGTTCGGTCGAGCCAATGCCTGGAAGGACGGACGAGTCACAGTTCCAAAGCAGTGACCGTTAGGACCCGGACCAAACCAAGCCGTAAACAAACTCGGCCGCAATCTTCTCCGGTTTCTCTCCCTTGTTTTCGCAATACCACGATACTGCCCCCGGAGTTCTTTCAAATTGACGCTCTTGATTTGGCGCCACGTTTGCTTGGCAAGTTTTTAAGGAGAGATGATGTTGTTCTTCAAATCACTGAG GTAGAGGCTTATAGGCCAAATGATTCAGCTTGTCATGGTAGATTTGGAGTCACGGCAAGAACAGCCCCTGTT TTTGGTCCTGGAGGGCATGCTTATGTTTATCTTTGCTGTGGACTTCATACGATGCTCAATGTTGTTGCTGACAAAGAAGGAGCTGGGGCTGCAGTGTTAATACGTGCATGCGCTCCGGTGTGTG GTTTGGAGACTATTCAGGAGCGTCGTGGTCAGCAAACTGAAAAGCCTATTCTTCTCACTGGACCCGGAAAG GTTGGTCAGGCACTTGGAATTACCACAGAATGGTCTAACCATCCACTATACACTCCTG GTGGTTTGGAACTCTTGGACGGGCCTGAACCGGATAAGATATTAATTGGGCCACGTGTTGGCATTGAGTACGCTTTACCCGAGCACGTTAACGCCTTGTGGAGATTTGCCATTGCCGGTTCCGCATGGATAAGTGCTCCTAAAAATACTCTCAGGCTTTCCTAG
- the LOC107948576 gene encoding DNA-3-methyladenine glycosylase isoform X2: protein MSLSAPTLLVQMNPTHQFKPVASKSRKTVRSSQCLEGRTSHSSKAVTVRTRTKPSRKQTRPQSSPVSLPCFRNTTILPPEFFQIDALDLAPRLLGKFLRRDDVVLQITEVEAYRPNDSACHGRFGVTARTAPVFGPGGHAYVYLCCGLHTMLNVVADKEGAGAAVLIRACAPVCGLETIQERRGQQTEKPILLTGPGKALGITTEWSNHPLYTPGGLELLDGPEPDKILIGPRVGIEYALPEHVNALWRFAIAGSAWISAPKNTLRLS from the exons ATGTCTCTTTCAGCTCCAACACTTTTGGTCCAGATGAACCCAACTCACCAATTTAAACCAGTTGCTTCGAAATCCAGGAAAACAGTTCGGTCGAGCCAATGCCTGGAAGGACGGACGAGTCACAGTTCCAAAGCAGTGACCGTTAGGACCCGGACCAAACCAAGCCGTAAACAAACTCGGCCGCAATCTTCTCCGGTTTCTCTCCCTTGTTTTCGCAATACCACGATACTGCCCCCGGAGTTCTTTCAAATTGACGCTCTTGATTTGGCGCCACGTTTGCTTGGCAAGTTTTTAAGGAGAGATGATGTTGTTCTTCAAATCACTGAG GTAGAGGCTTATAGGCCAAATGATTCAGCTTGTCATGGTAGATTTGGAGTCACGGCAAGAACAGCCCCTGTT TTTGGTCCTGGAGGGCATGCTTATGTTTATCTTTGCTGTGGACTTCATACGATGCTCAATGTTGTTGCTGACAAAGAAGGAGCTGGGGCTGCAGTGTTAATACGTGCATGCGCTCCGGTGTGTG GTTTGGAGACTATTCAGGAGCGTCGTGGTCAGCAAACTGAAAAGCCTATTCTTCTCACTGGACCCGGAAAG GCACTTGGAATTACCACAGAATGGTCTAACCATCCACTATACACTCCTG GTGGTTTGGAACTCTTGGACGGGCCTGAACCGGATAAGATATTAATTGGGCCACGTGTTGGCATTGAGTACGCTTTACCCGAGCACGTTAACGCCTTGTGGAGATTTGCCATTGCCGGTTCCGCATGGATAAGTGCTCCTAAAAATACTCTCAGGCTTTCCTAG
- the LOC107948576 gene encoding DNA-3-methyladenine glycosylase isoform X4: protein MSLSAPTLLVQMNPTHQFKPVASKSRKTVRSSQCLEGRTSHSSKAVTVRTRTKPSRKQTRPQSSPVSLPCFRNTTILPPEFFQIDALDLAPRLLGKFLRRDDVVLQITEVEAYRPNDSACHGRFGVTARTAPVFGPGGHAYVYLCCGLHTMLNVVADKEGAGAAVLIRACAPVCGLETIQERRGQQTEKPILLTGPGKFGMMPKFQGFNGFKRELKKCTMYTANPACKLSGTWNYHRMV from the exons ATGTCTCTTTCAGCTCCAACACTTTTGGTCCAGATGAACCCAACTCACCAATTTAAACCAGTTGCTTCGAAATCCAGGAAAACAGTTCGGTCGAGCCAATGCCTGGAAGGACGGACGAGTCACAGTTCCAAAGCAGTGACCGTTAGGACCCGGACCAAACCAAGCCGTAAACAAACTCGGCCGCAATCTTCTCCGGTTTCTCTCCCTTGTTTTCGCAATACCACGATACTGCCCCCGGAGTTCTTTCAAATTGACGCTCTTGATTTGGCGCCACGTTTGCTTGGCAAGTTTTTAAGGAGAGATGATGTTGTTCTTCAAATCACTGAG GTAGAGGCTTATAGGCCAAATGATTCAGCTTGTCATGGTAGATTTGGAGTCACGGCAAGAACAGCCCCTGTT TTTGGTCCTGGAGGGCATGCTTATGTTTATCTTTGCTGTGGACTTCATACGATGCTCAATGTTGTTGCTGACAAAGAAGGAGCTGGGGCTGCAGTGTTAATACGTGCATGCGCTCCGGTGTGTG GTTTGGAGACTATTCAGGAGCGTCGTGGTCAGCAAACTGAAAAGCCTATTCTTCTCACTGGACCCGGAAAG TTTGGAATGATGCCAAAATTCCAAGGCTTTAATGGCTTCAAAAGAGAACTGAAGAAATGTACCATGTATACGGCCAACCCTGCATGCAAACTGTCAG GCACTTGGAATTACCACAGAATGGTCTAA
- the LOC107948576 gene encoding DNA-3-methyladenine glycosylase isoform X3 — translation MSLSAPTLLVQMNPTHQFKPVASKSRKTVRSSQCLEGRTSHSSKAVTVRTRTKPSRKQTRPQSSPVSLPCFRNTTILPPEFFQIDALDLAPRLLGKFLRRDDVVLQITEVEAYRPNDSACHGRFGVTARTAPVFGPGGHAYVYLCCGLHTMLNVVADKEGAGAAVLIRACAPVCGLETIQERRGQQTEKPILLTGPGKFGMMPKFQGFNGFKRELKKCTMYTANPACKLSGWSGTWNYHRMV, via the exons ATGTCTCTTTCAGCTCCAACACTTTTGGTCCAGATGAACCCAACTCACCAATTTAAACCAGTTGCTTCGAAATCCAGGAAAACAGTTCGGTCGAGCCAATGCCTGGAAGGACGGACGAGTCACAGTTCCAAAGCAGTGACCGTTAGGACCCGGACCAAACCAAGCCGTAAACAAACTCGGCCGCAATCTTCTCCGGTTTCTCTCCCTTGTTTTCGCAATACCACGATACTGCCCCCGGAGTTCTTTCAAATTGACGCTCTTGATTTGGCGCCACGTTTGCTTGGCAAGTTTTTAAGGAGAGATGATGTTGTTCTTCAAATCACTGAG GTAGAGGCTTATAGGCCAAATGATTCAGCTTGTCATGGTAGATTTGGAGTCACGGCAAGAACAGCCCCTGTT TTTGGTCCTGGAGGGCATGCTTATGTTTATCTTTGCTGTGGACTTCATACGATGCTCAATGTTGTTGCTGACAAAGAAGGAGCTGGGGCTGCAGTGTTAATACGTGCATGCGCTCCGGTGTGTG GTTTGGAGACTATTCAGGAGCGTCGTGGTCAGCAAACTGAAAAGCCTATTCTTCTCACTGGACCCGGAAAG TTTGGAATGATGCCAAAATTCCAAGGCTTTAATGGCTTCAAAAGAGAACTGAAGAAATGTACCATGTATACGGCCAACCCTGCATGCAAACTGTCAG GTTGGTCAGGCACTTGGAATTACCACAGAATGGTCTAA
- the LOC107947906 gene encoding uncharacterized protein, whose translation MNQIEKDLLLNVGAQWNVLSGDVCWCVWKNRNAFVFNSTLTSSELVLKQSIAYAKHIIQSILPKPVQQGGVQQLVHWEGPPPGWAKLNIDGGVDIGTRLGPVGWLLHDKHGNQILGYCLSDGVLDVLQAKL comes from the coding sequence ATGAACCAAATCGAGAAGGATTTACTTCTGAATGTGGGTGCACAGTGGAATGTACTGTCTGGGGATGTTTGTTGGTGTGTATGGAAGAATCGAAATGCTTTTGTTTTTAATTCTACTCTTACCAGTTCTGAACTTGTGCTGAAGCAAAGCATTGCTTATGctaagcatatcatccaatctaTACTACCTAAGCCAGTGCAACAAGGTGGTGTTCAACAACTGGTTCACTGGGAGGGACCTCCTCCGGGCTGGGCCAAATTGAACATAGACGGTGGCGTGGACATAGGAACAAGGCTTGGCCCAGTGGGTTGGTTGTTGCATGATAAACACGGAAATCAAATACTTGGCTACTGTCTAAGTGATGGTGTGTTGGACGTGTTGCAAGCGAAATTATGA
- the LOC107948575 gene encoding gamma-tubulin complex component 3, translated as MEEEDQRKVTDLVIELVRRLLSQQNPQNASPNSPHLSQSLRYALRILSSRLTPSVSPDADAVAESIKRRLATQGNSSDALTFADLYTEFASKNGPGSVNNKWAVLYLLKIISEDRKNAISGMDSSVFLPNLGLNDDEMGNDLRVLNAKENREKAWKNGVLLVSKDPENLREISFREFGNLVEEENEVTEEVLVRDVLYACQGIDGKYVKFDSNLDGYALSDSIKVPRATRTIVRKLCELGWLFRKVKGYISESMDRFPAEDVGTVGQAFCAALQDEFSEYYKLLAVLEAQSTNPIPLVSENASSGNYLSLRRLSVWFAEPMVKMRLMAILVDKCKALRGGAMAGAIHLHAQHGDPLVHDFMRRLLRRVCSPLFEMVRSWVLEGELEDIFAEFFIVGQPVKAESLWREGYRLHAGMLPLFISQSIAQRILRTGKSINFLRVCCDDRGWADAATEAVAAAGVTTRRGGLGYGETDALESLVMEAAKRIDKHLLDVIYKRYKFKEHCLAIKRYLLLGQGDFVQYLMDIVGPELSEPANTISSFKLAGLLESAIRSSNAQYDDPDILDRLRVKMMPHGTGDRGWDVFSLEYDARVPLDTVFTESVMTRYLRIFNFLWKLRQVEHALIGAWKTMKPNCLTSHVYTKLQHAVKLQLLSTLRRCQVLWDEMNHFVTNLQYYIMFEVLEVSWSNFSNEMEVAKDLDDLLAAHEKYLHSIVEKSLLGERSQTLYKSLFVLFDLILQFRSLADRLYEGIHELQARTAESSLSSRDNNKLRQTKDKSSEPGSWIREGRKALTQRASEFLQNMEQELDALATEYKSLLEGFLTQLPVQQHVDLKFLLFRLDFTEFYTRQHATM; from the exons ATGGAAGAAGAAGATCAGCGCAAAGTCACAGATCTAGTAATTGAGCTAGTTCGTCGTTTACTCTCTCAACAAAACCCTCAAAACGCAAGCCCTAACTCTCCTCATCTCTCCCAATCTCTTCGCTACGCTCTCCGCATTCTATCCAGCCGTTTAACCCCTTCCGTTTCCCCTGATGCGGACGCCGTCGCCGAATCCATCAAGCGCCGTCTCGCCACTCAAGGTAACTCCTCTGATGCCCTTACTTTCGCTGATCTCTATACCGAGTTCGCTTCCAAAAATGGTCCGGGCAGCGTTAATAACAAATGGGCTGTTCTTTATTTGCTTAAAATTATATCCGAGGATCGAAAAAATGCTATCAGTGGGATGGATTCTTCGGTTTTCTTGCCTAATTTAGGTTTAAATGATGATGAAATGGGAAATGATTTAAGGGTTTTGAATGCTAAAGAGAATAGAGAAAAGGCTTGGAAAAATGGGGTTTTATTGGTTTCAAAAGACCCCGAAAATTTGCGCGAAATTTCGTTTAGGGAGTTTGGGAATTTGGTTGAGGAAGAGAATGAGGTGACTGAAGAGGTTTTGGTTAGAGATGTGTTGTATGCTTGTCAAGGGATTGATGGGAAGTATGTGAAATTTGATAGTAATTTAGATGGTTATGCTTTATCAGATTCAATTAAGGTACCTAGAGCTACTCGAACTATTGTTAGGAAGCTTTGTGAATTAGGCTGGTTGTTTAGGAAAGTTAAAGGGTATATTTCAGAGAGTATGGATCGTTTTCCTGCTGAAGATGTGGGGACTGTAGGCCAGGCATTTTGTGCTGCTTTGCAGGATGAGTTCTCGGAGTATTATAAGTTGTTGGCTGTCCTAGAGGCTCAGTCAACAAATCCAATTCCATTGGTTTCAGAGAATGCAAGTTCAGGGAACTACTTGTCCTTGAGGAGATTGTCAGTTTGGTTTGCTGAGCCAATGGTGAAAATGAGACTAATGGCCATTTTGGTTGATAAGTGTAAAGCTTTGAGGGGAGGTGCTATGGCTGGCGCTATTCATTTGCATGCACAGCATGGTGATCCTCTAGTCCATGACTTCATGAGGCGATTGCTTAGGAGGGTGTGCTCTCCGCTTTTTGAAATGGTGAGGAGTTGGGTTTTGGAAGGGGAATTGGAGGACATTTTTGCTGAATTCTTTATTGTGGGGCAACCAGTGAAAGCTGAATCCCTTTGGAGAGAAGGTTACCGACTGCATGCTGGAATGTTGCCTCTGTTCATTTCCCAATCTATTGCTCAACGTATTCTGAGGACTGGGAAATCTATTAATTTTCTTCGTGTTTGTTGTGATGACCGAGGTTGGGCGGATGCAGCAACAGAGGCTGTAGCTGCTGCTGGAGTGACTACTAGAAGAGGGGGTCTTGGATATGGAGAAACTGATGCACTTGAATCTCTAGTCATGGAAGCAGCTAAGAGAATTGATAAGCATTTGTTGGATGTTATATACAAGAGGTACAAGTTTAAAGAACACTGTCTTGCAATCAAGAGATATTTGCTGCTTGGGCAGGGTGATTTTGTTCAGTACCTGATGGATATTGTTGGACCAGAGCTTTCTGAGCCTGCTAATACTATTAGTTCCTTCAAGTTAGCTGGATTACTGGAAAGTGCAATTCGGTCATCTAATGCTCAGTATGATGATCCTGACATACTAGATCGGTTGAGAGTTAAGATGATGCCACACGGCACTGGTGACCGTGGATGGGATGTATTCTCATTGGAATATGATGCTAGGGTTCCTTTAGATACAGTGTTTACTGAATCTGTCATGACAAGgtatttaagaatttttaattttctgtGGAAGCTTAGACAGGTAGAGCATGCACTCATTGGTGCTTGGAAGACAATGAAACCCAATTGTCTTACTTCACATGTATACACAAAGCTGCAACATGCTGTAAAATTGCAATTGCTTTCAACATTGAGGCGATGCCAGGTTCTTTGGGATGAGATGAATCATTTTGTTACCAACTTGCAATACTATATCATGTTTGAAGTCTTGGAGGTGTCATGGTCCAATTTTTCCAATGAAATGGAAGTAGCCAAAGATCTTGATGATCTACTTGCAGCACATGAGAAGTACCTCCACTCAATTGTAGAAAAATCACTCCTGGGTGAAAGATCTCAAACCCTTTACAAGTCACTGTTTGTCCTCTTTGACCTTATACTGCAATTTAGAAGTCTTGCAGATCGGTTATATGAAGGAATTCATGAGTTACAAGCGAG AACTGCAGAATCCTCTTTAAGTTCTCGAGACAACAACAAACTGAGGCAAACCAAGGATAAATCTTCAGAGCCAGGGTCTTGGATTAGGGAAGGCAGGAAAGCTCTAACACAGCGTGCTAGTGAATTCCTTCAAAATATGGAACAAGAACTAGATGCATTAGCTACGGAGTATAAATCATTGCTTGAGGGTTTCTTAACTCAGTTGCCTGTTCAGCAACATGTAGATTTGAAATTCCTCCTTTTCCGGTTAGATTTCACTGAATTTTATACTCGACAGCATGCTACCATGTAA